tgctttgtatgtttctatgttttgtttggtcagggtgtgatctgagtgggcattctatgttgtgtgtctcgtttgtctgtatctgtgtttggcctaatatggttctcaatcagaggcaggtgttagtcattgtctctgattgggaaccatatttaggtagcctgtttggtgtttggtgttgggtgttgtgggtgattgttcctgtgtttggttgcaccagatagggctggttCGGTTTTTCACGGTACGTTTTGTATTGTTAGTCATTATCGTTATTAAAGATGAATTGAAataaccatgctgcattttggtcctctccttcccaggaagaatcccTTAACAAAATGTACCTTCAGGggtcattcaattcaatattcatcaataataaaaaaGCAGTTTCTGGCTAAAGAGACCAGATTAACAAGGGAAATCCATGAACTAATAGTACATGTAGATAGCAATAAAAGGTATACTACAGATATACAAAATAAGTTGGAGGACAAACAAAAAGAACCTGAGGAACTTATTAAATAATGATGTAATCTATTAtaaaataaagcaaactggatggaatatggagaaaaatgtGCAAAATCGTTCCTGACTCCAATACAGCAACAAAAAGTATTTGCAGAAACTTGTTACTGAAGACTGAGTCATCTATGATTCTAcgaattatattttaaaagaggaagctaattattttaggcagatgttctcttctccatctcattctttcccactgaatgaagattatggtaaggaattctttccaaataatataaatggaaaaataataaatgtacagaaagatcggtgcgaaggccaaattacagaggaagaactttttgaggctattaaatcctttgtctggaaaaaccccagggcttgatggcatacCGGTATTTTTGGATATActaaaagctccattgttagattgttttaaccactcctatagaaatggtagtctgtcaggtacttagcaggaaggtctgatttctctattaaaacaagacccagatgaTGTAAAGACCCAGTCTATCTAAAAAAAACTGGAGGCCCCGTACACTTCAATGTTGTAATGCAAAAATACTAGCAAAATGCATAGCACTCAGAATtaaaagggttttaccaggtattgttcatcctgatcagacaggtttgaTACATAAGAGATAAAATACaacaactactagaaataatagaacatcatgaaacataAGAAGCCAGGAATTGTCAGGaattaggtcagggtgtgatctaagtgtgcattctatgttacatgtctagttttgtctatttctatgtttggcctgatatggttctcaatcagaggcaggtgttagtcattgtctctgattgggaaccatatttaggtagcctgttggatgttgtgggtgattgttcctgtctctgtgtttgcaccagatagggctgtttttaggttttcacggttcttgttttgttagtctgttcatgtgtaaagtctttattaaagaaccatgaatagaaaccacgctgcattttgatccgcctctccttcaagtcAAGAAACCCGTTACAGGAATGGTATTTATAGTGGATTTTGAAAAGCCATTTGATACCGTAAGACTGGAATTTATTTATAAATGCTTTGATTTTTTCAATTTTGGTAATTCTCTTATAAAAAGGGTAAAaataatgtatagcaaccccaggtgtaaaataataaataacagctacttctcagagagttttgaattgtcaagaggactataagaacatccaatagtcaaaggtatatgacatacaaatggtatggagagaaatagtcctataataactacaacctaaaacttcttacctgggaatattgaagactcatgttaaaagggaccaccagttttcatatgttctcatgttctgagcaagaaacttaaacgttagcttttttacatggcacatattgcacttttacttctccaacactttgtttttgcattatttaaaccaaattgaacatgtttcgttatgtatttgaggctaaattgatattATTGGtgtgttaaaataagtgttcattcactattgttgtaattgtcattattactaataaatacataaaaataaaacTGCCGATTAATCGATATTGGtgtttttttggtcctccaataatcgttattggtgttgaaaaatcataatcggttgacctctagtttgtacacatgcatatacacacactctcattcaaataaacacatgcacggacacacacatacacatctctaatggttgagggacagctattggggaactgtggggggggtcttggagggttcgggttcacgttttttggcctggtggtagatcggtcaacatgcccttgagcagggcattgacactggatgcttctgtgtgtcgctctgaatgggaatctgttggatgactggtatgatgtaggtgagcggcttcactgcaagtatattgtatgtttagaatattcaaataaatgtaaaaaggaaagaaattccactaattaacttttaataaggcacacctgttaattgaagtgcattccaggtgactacctcatgaagctggttgagaaaatgccaagagtgtgcaaagctgtcaaggcaaaggatggctacattgaagaatctcaaatataaaatatctgtttttttaacacttttggttactacatgattccatgtgttatttcatagttttgatgtcttcactattattctacaacgtagaaaatagtaaaaaaaaaaaaaaccttgaataattagctgtgtccaaacttttgactggtactgtacgtctgACCAAAACAGCCTGCTGTACCTGACTGTTAGTAGCCAATGGGCAGACATCATACTGTGGGTGGAAGTAGTAGCCAGACATCATACTGCGACTGACCAAAACATATCCTCTCTGGGCCTGACTTAGTTCTCTTCAATGTTCATCTATTTTTCTCCGTGTTGGTCCCTCATGATGAGAATGGTGATGAAAGACTTGCTCGAACTCCTGTGTGGCTTAAGGCTTTTTGAACGTCATAAACATTTGTCATTAATTATTCATAATTTTGCAGTGCCTAATGTGCATTGTTTGTTTTGAAAAGCAACAACAATTTGTTGCTGTACAGAGAGAGCCCGGTCTCAGTATTTACTCTATCAAGCTTAATTAGGCTAAAGTAAAAGAGATCGGAGTTGTCCTAATgagcccctcagcccccagcagcTGGTTGTGATGCTGCTCAATGGCAAAATGTCTGACACTCATTCTCAGACAACCAGTCCCataatgatatactgtatatctctacacTAATGTAAGTCCCATAATATGACCTCATACCATAAGAGGTcaagttcttcaatattcccaaaAGACTACATCATCAGAAGATAGACAAGGTAAGAGTAAATATTAACAAACAAGGTGATGCCATCATGAAATACTCAATTAAAAACAAACTCATATTTTAATTTCAGAACAGGGAACATGCGGCTGAACTTAATTGTCAGTCACCTAAAAATAATGCACCTTTCTGTCATCTAAAGGCTAGTGTTATTTGTTGCCTGATTAAAATGCTAAGAATATTTTTTTGTTATACTAAAAATAAGGTTGTTATAGTCATCCCTGGTAATGAATATTGCATTGTTCTTTTATATATCACCCATGTATGGTAAGCAAAATTATGTTGAAAAGACGTCTTCTCCAAACATTTAAGTTAGGTTCATTTTAGGTTCTGAATGAGAGGTGAAAAGTCATTTACAGATGTTCAAAATACACTTTTTTTGTAATTTCTTCTGGTCATATGGCCAATTTTCCGGATGtttaaaatacatgttttttggaccttgaaaatacatattttccaagtattgaaaataaatattttccAGACATTAAAATCAGGATAATTTTTGTTTCTGAATGAAAGGTGACAAGATATATTTTCCGGACTttgaaaatacgtattttccagaCATTGAAATCAGGCTCATTTTCGGTTCCTCATGAAAGTTGAAAAGACGTCATTCACAGACgttcaaaatacatatttttttggtCATTTTTTGTCATATAGCCAATTTTAAACTGCATATACATTCTCAATGAAGTAAGCACCATATCACAATAATTATTTTTAAATTGATTTTATATACGAAAGAGGAGCCAACTGAAGATTGCAACAAAGAAAATTGTCATATTCTccgtcacccaagttatagacggttttctctgctactgcacggcaagcagtactggagcaccaagtctaggaccaagaggctcctcaacagcttctacctccaaaccattagactgctattttttttaaatgccaccGGACAATTTAAATTGACCCCCCTTCTACACTGCtactactcgctgtttgtttgttacctatgcatagtcacttcgcccccacctataTGTAGATATTACCTCAACTAGATTGTACCCCTCCCTGCACACTGacccggtgccccctgtatatagccttgtaattgttattcttattgtattactatttattattactttttattttagcgtACTTGCTTTTAGCCTACTTACTTCTTCTTGAagtgcactgttggttaagtgcttgtaagtaagcatttcacggtaaagtctacacttgttgtattcagcatttcacggtaaagtctacacttgttgtattcagcatttcacggtaaagtctacacttgttgtattcagcatttcacggtaaagtctacacttgttgtattcagcatttcacggtaaagtctacacttgttgtatttggcgcatgtggcaaataaagtttgatttgatttgatttggaatatTTACTAGTGTACCCAATGACACAGGCACTTATGTTAGATTTTTCAAAagctttaaaggggcaatctgcatgTTTGAACTATAATAAAGCATTTCCCTGCCACtgatttggtaaacagctgagggatagggctggaaatgtaaccactctcaaactcACAGACAGAGCTATCGATACAAGGACTAACCATCTGTATAAAAATGAACAAATGTTTAACCAAGCTCATGGAAATCTATAAGTTATATTATTCTAGAAAAACCACCTAATATGTATCACTAATTTAAAAGTCTACAAATGGATGAAGACACTGAAGATTGTCCCCTTTTAAAACTGACAGTGATGATGTTCAAAGCAGTACAATTTACAGAATAAACCAACAGATCAACTACAATAACATTCTCAGTAACAGTTACAGAAAAAAAAATTCTTGctgtgactgtgatatgttgttgtttatctacccTAGACTATTAGTTGTTCTGAATAAGAGTGTATGCTACATGACCAAAAtctaaatgtaaaaacaaatacaTGCAAAGCATGTATTATTCTAATGAGATCCGCCCCCAAATAAGTACACATTTGGTCggtccagaccagaccaaatctgaacgAGTCATAGTTGTCTAGGCTGTTTCACAAGATtgaacagcacagtacagtatggcacagttcagtacagtagagcacagtaaaaTGTTattctgtagagtacagtagagtacaatatgttgaatctgtttgaaattcactactcacctgagggaccttacagataattgtatgtgtttgGTACAGAGATGGCGtagtcattccaaaatcatattTAACACTATTATCGCACACAGAGGGagaccatgcaacttattatgtgacttgttaaacaaatgtttactcctgaacttatttaggcttgccataacaaaggggttgaatacttattgactcaagacatttcagcttttcagttttaattcatttgttttaaaaaactattttttatgaggtattgtgtgtaggccagtgacagaaCTTCTCAATTGAATCAATTATAaattccggctgtaacacaacaacatgtggaaaaagtaaaggggtgtgaatactatctGAATCCACCACACATATGTttgttcaacaacaggttatggtaaataatatcaaaggctgcactaaCATCTAAAATAATGTATTTCAACCAATCATAAGTAATTTGTCTCAGTTCAATACATGTTCATTGCCCTTCTccataagcatgctgaaagtctgttgttaatttgtttacaaagAAATAGAATTGTATTTGCTCAAACAACATTTTTTCTAGTTTTGTAAGAGCTGGCAGCAAACAGATAGGTTGGCTGTTAGAACCATTAAAGGCTTCTTTAAtagaatgactttagcttccctccaggcctgaggacagaTACTTTTCTCTATGCTCAGATTAaatatatgacagataggagtggctatagagtcagataccatcctcagtagcaTTTCATTTAAGTTATCAATACCaagaggtttgtcattattgattgattaaaataattggcaacatcaaatggttttgtgatgaataagtcatctgattcgatgaaagatggagttaagtttgtctttctgcccataactTCATTTAAAATACTCCAAAGTTTTTTtcccatcattctttatatcattgatcttggcatCATAATACAATTTCTTACTATtattgttgagtttagtcacatcatttctcaataGTTTGGTCTACACACATCATAGATCAAACTATTGGCCAGAATAAGACCAAAGAGGAACTCCGATTTAATTGATCAAATTAGAAAAGATCACAAACGCAAACAAGATCACTCTCCTTATAGTATTCCAGCCTCTAAGGTTTTCCTTTGTCTCTGGCTTTTGAAAACCAGTATAATATTCATTGTCACTACATACCAAATCCTTTGGCCACACATAATGGTTGAAGTCAAGATCAGCCTGTAGTTGGAAGCACCATCTTGTGGATATGTGTAGCTCAAACTACCATTCAATTATATGGTGCCTATAACTTTACCATTTATTTGCGTCTGACATACTGTATAGCTATATCTACATGACAGATGTAGTGGGGGAACATGGACTCTTCTCAACATTAGATCACTTTTGATGTGAATGTCTGACTAATTTTGGGGTGAACTGCCTGTCATTAAGTTTAATTGGAGGGACACTGATTCATCAGTAAATTAATCAATAAAGTGACTATTGAAGTTGATATTGAAATATCTGTTTGCCAGAAAAAAACCTCTAAGGGGACCGATGAGGTCAATTTACATAACCTTATGCTTACGTAGTATGTGCGTAATAGGTCCCCTCCTGGACCTTCAGGCAATGTCTAGTTGGCACATTTCAGGAATCAATATCTGTGTGGTGGGAGGCTGCTTGTTCTGTGGCCGTATAAATACCCCTGGGAGTCTACAGGATTCAGAAAGCACAGTTGTGCAAAAGAATACAAGACCACAGCAGGAATACAGCATACGCGGTTGACTTTTTTTACCACTAGGTGGCGACATATACTTTCTTTCTAACGTAAATCATTCTGGTAAAGGAATTTTGGTTTAATAATCATTTGAGACATTAATACATCACAAAAGTAACCTTATATATCTTATATTTAAGTTGAATAGTAATCAACCACATTACAAGTAAAATGCACGCTATTAGACAATGCTCTGCTTGTGCTACTGGGGCACTTCTACAAAGTCGGACGGACTTCCTTTTGCTCCGGACCAATATGACGGCGCTCAGAAGAAGCGTTGCTTGTCTCAATTTCTTCAGGTAAATAACTTTATAATAGCAACTGCATCATTGCACCCTAATGAATTATATTCGTATGAAAACAGCAACAGTTTCGTCTAAGATAAATATCGATTTTCATTAACTACTGTAGCTTGCTAATGTCAGCGCTGTTGTTTTCTTTCATTACCTTGCAGGAGCACAGCAGCGAGTGTCCTCAACAGTAGGAAGCCCTCGCGTCAGAGGCTTGTGCGTTTCACGGATGTTACCAGAACGAGCTTGGCCTCTTTGAGTGTTGGGAGTGGGCTGAGAGCTGTCCCCTTCATGCTGGTACAGgaccttttctctttctctgtgctGAACAACTTGAATAAGGCTGACATCATATACATGCATGAAACATAAAATCCCCCCTTTCAGCTCTTGTATTAAacttttctgtttctctctatccagCAAGTGGAGAACCCCTCTCATGAATCCCTGATCCGAAGAGCATCCTCTATGGTTACAGACAGTGCAAACACTTACCTCTCCCAGACCACCCAGGCTCTCGTAGACTCCATCACACAATATGCCAAAGTAAGTACCTGAAGCAATCATAGTGGATTTTTGTTATCATTCATGCTAAATTGTACAGTGTGATAATTCTAGCCATTTGAAATATCAAATACTAATTTAACCAGTAAGCCAATGGCatcatgttacctaaatgaccctTCATGTTTTTGACCATGTGTTTGCGTTGTCCTCAGGCTCTCCATACTCTCATCGCCCTACAGAGGAGATATCTGGCTTCACTGGGAAAACTCTCCTCTGTTGAGCAGGATGCCATTTGGCAAGTGATCGTTGGTCAGCGTGTTGAGGTAGGTGAATTAAATGTGTAATCAAATGCACCAAATATACACTGTTGTCTTGCAAAGTACTCTTTCAGAAAATATGAATATTTATATCCATTCATCTGGAAAAGCTGTCTTTAGGGTGTGTtatttccccccaaaaaatggaTATACAATCTCACATAGTAAATGCTTTAGTCACTCCTGTTTGCCTTTCATCAAAATTGATCATTTATGTTCTAAAAGTAAATACGGTTTGAGCTCGATAAAACTCTCAAGAAAGTAATAAAATGTTCTgatgggtttctctctctctctctgtctgttctggcAGGTTGGTGGCAGACTAGATGAATGCAACCGCTTTGAGTCAACTGGATTAATGCTGTCAACCTGTGTGAAATGGCAGCTGAGGAAGCGTACAACACTGGTATGTGAAAAGGTTGCGTTAAAAATGTGTGCAACTGTTGTCTGtcagtgttttgttacttgtcgtgtttttgtgtggaccccaggaagaatagctgctgctttggcaaaaGCTAATGGGATCCGAATAAACCAATACAACCTGTTTCACTAAAAAGAACTGAACCACAACCTTGAATTGCACAACAatgatacatacatacacaagcTAGTGTTAGTGTAGTACCTGATGCTCCCTGCTCCCCATGACTTTCCTCAGTCAGCACTGTGATTCTCATACAGACATTAACCTGTCAGTGCCGTAATAAACCTGCTAGCTCTGAGAAAGGCCCCCATTGTTTGTTttgtgtatctctgtttcacTACTTTGTAGTTCGCTGTTTGTGCACCCTCTTTCAAGAGCTGTCAGTCTCACACTTTGGCGAATGTATGGATCAGTAGCTGTTTGTTAATAGGGCTTTGATGGTAAAAAACTAAAACTCCAGGTCACCATGTACTCTATTTCCCATGATGCAGCACAATAGAGATGATGGACAGGGGTACCTGCTCAATGTCACCATGGATTGAAGGTTTCATCTTTGGCCCATTTTCTCTGTAATGGTGAAATGACTAAAATACCACCATCTTGTTTTTTTCCCCAGGAGCTGAGCATGCATCCGTCACAGCCAAGACCAATTTGCAGGTGGCCAAGGTTCAGGTGGAGGAGGTTCGGCAGATGTCTGTGGATGCTGAGAGAAAGCTGGCTGAGACCCAGGCCGAGGATATCCAGAGGATGGCGGAGTATGCCTCTTTCATAGAGAGGGGTGGTGATGACGTGCATGAGGCATACCTCAGAGAAGACTAAGAATAATCCTCAGAGTAAAACAAGTTTGAGTAGTTTATTGTGGTTTAAATCCTCAAGTCCACCATTTGGGAAGTTCAGGAGTTGTTTTATATTACATTATGATAAACAAAAAACATGTAGAGAATTTAGTGGTGAATTGAATGACAAGTGATTCTTTTTGTGGATGGAATGTCATGACTTTGTGACTTACATTTGATTCGATTAGTTTCATGCACTTACTATAATccactctctaacacacacaaaaaaaatatttatttgaatACAGCTTTGAATGTCAACTTTAAGTCTTTAAACTGAAAATAATAATTGACAATCAGGGTGTCCAAAGTGAAATGTATGGACTATGGTCAACATAGTACAGGTATGGTTGCatttgtttatttgtattttatgatATGTAAATGAACTTACTTTATAATAAAAAagtatatttttcatagctgtttgGATTGTATTCTGTTTCTTTTGGGTAATATGAAATTCTCAGAATTAATATACTTGTCATTATAGATTTGAATAGTTTGTGAAACAATTTAGCTGaagaataaaaaatacatttgtctAACTTTTAATAAGAAGGAAGTTTATATTTGTGTGCTATGGGGTTGATTGAGTCAGTGTGAGATCTTTAAAAATGTGGTCTTTGGCAGTAAGGATTTTTCTTCTTTACTGTTAATTGTGGGTGAGACTAgatgtcatagttgaaatgtgtctgtgccAACCTGGAGAGAGAAATACCACTGTGGTCCTCTTGGGGATATTCTGTTTACAAAAGTGGGCTGTTTGTCCCTCTAAACTCTGCATAAAACCAGTGATGCCAGTCTATTACGTCTTGAGACATTCATTGACCAATCTAAATGAGGTGCCAAATGTTTTCAGAGTTTCAAGTACTTTTTATGCCAAGAAGTTCATTTTGTGTGTTGTAAAAGTGTTTTATATACACATCTAGTAGTTGATGACAATGTGCAGTTTTCCTCACTAATCTCTCAGGTTTACTAAAAGAGAAAATCTAAATTTGTCTTAGAGGGGCAGATCCAAGTACCATGTCTTTGTTATTTATATCTGCCCTTTCACTCTATACTTTTTCTTTGCTAATAATCTGCACACATTTCCTCCTCACAACTTTGTCTATTTTGTTAACTCCTGTCATCACCCAATCCACCATGTCACCTAAACCAGAGGCTCTGACAACACAAAACAACATTAAGCTACGAGGTCAATGGGTTTAGAAAACAAGTTGATACTTGTATTGGCTTCTCTTTTAGGTCTGTTTGTTAAGTTGACATGTTAATTTAGTTAATATTACCTTGAAAATAAGGCAAACCGGTGATCGTGTCTGgtgctgttttttttgtgtgaaagAACAGAAGAGAAAGGAAATGTCTCAATCTATGATAGGAATTTGTTGTCAATTAGACTCACAGAAGGTTTGGGGGGGACATGTGAATGAGCTGAAGACAAATGTCATCTGTCAAAGTTCAAGATGTGGGAAGGAGTTCAAAGCAAAACTCACTGGACTTTGAAAGAATTCTTCGGACTTCGTGAAACATTTGAACAGCTTTACGGATTGCTTTGTGAATTTTTATTACATATATTTGTATAGACTGTGTTTTTGTCTCTCATTGTATGGATTTTTTAATCTGTAT
This DNA window, taken from Oncorhynchus gorbuscha isolate QuinsamMale2020 ecotype Even-year linkage group LG13, OgorEven_v1.0, whole genome shotgun sequence, encodes the following:
- the diabloa gene encoding LOW QUALITY PROTEIN: diablo, IAP-binding mitochondrial protein a (The sequence of the model RefSeq protein was modified relative to this genomic sequence to represent the inferred CDS: inserted 1 base in 1 codon), coding for MHAIRQCSACATGALLQSRTDFLLLRTNMTALRRSVACLNFFRSTAASVLNSRKPSRQRLVRFTDVTRTSLASLSVGSGLRAVPFMLQVENPSHESLIRRASSMVTDSANTYLSQTTQALVDSITQYAKALHTLIALQRRYLASLGKLSSVEQDAIWQVIVGQRVEVGGRLDECNRFEXNWINAVNLCEMAAEEAYNTGAEHASVTAKTNLQVAKVQVEEVRQMSVDAERKLAETQAEDIQRMAEYASFIERGGDDVHEAYLRED